ATGGTGGTaagaagatttttttttttcgtttatacttttttttttatttcataaatttattaatttaatttaaatttcatgGCATTAATAACGTAATAATAGAATAATTTCTAATCTAATTGCCACGTGGGTTAATCAAACAGGTTAGCAAGGACTTAACGAGCTCATAAGTACCTTAACGGAGATGACAATTAAAAATATccaattgattgttaaattttaattaaaatttaattgattGGACTTTTAATTAAAGCTCAATTCATTTTAAACTATTTTCAAgagattttttaaatattttagttcttttctaaaaatattttcattttttgttaaataatatattttaattaaatatttaaaatattttttttcaaatttaagtttgagtttttatattttaatttcgaaacatttttcatttaaatattttaatttttcaatctAATTTTATTATTAGTGGCTGTAATAAAATAATCTTTTAACTCTCGTCGAGAGTGGGATAAATAATTTACTACAAAATGTATTTTAATCTAATAAATTCTCGACCATATAATTAATGGACGAAATAAGCGACCACGATGCTCAACCTTATGATTTGAGTTTTACACTTAGAAACCAAATTCACATGCTTACACCACGAATTCAGGTTACCCTCCCTCTCATCAAGAATCCATTTAAAGCTAATCACTTATATTTATTTAAAGATCAGAATATTCATTTTGaagatttaataaaatattaagtttaaactaaaaattcattttaaaatgaATCATAACTTGATTTGATCTAGTttcattttaagtttataataaaattttttctttaatctatattatataatttatatataatataaaaataaatatgctaTGATTATTGAAAAAAtcataatgtaaatattaaaatacgtGTTTGGTTGTTTActtctaaaattttaatataacacattaaaaaattgtttataaaaataactaaatattaacaaaaataatataaatgtttaaaagaattaatttaaataatatgaataagCTCAAAACATATTTAAAGTAGACATTTACAAATATAAATGAgtttaagtaaaatttaaaatttatattttaaaccgAATTTAAATAACTATAAATATTACTGATATAATACATGAATTCGACTTAAACTTGACATGTTCCGACACTTACTCGATTTGTCTGTGTCATATGTGAGGTGcagttattaaatttataaatagagagagagggagagaacaAATGTAACAAATTAAAATGGACCAAGAACCGCGTTGCAAATTACAGAAAGAACAAAAAAGCTGGCCAATGTTGTTATTGTTCTATCATGGCTAATTTATGTCTACTAACAATTAACATTCTGCTTGACAAAACATTTACAAGGTGATTGGTGCAATTTACAACTTCAACCTTGAGGAGCAAAAAAGGCCAGTAAAATAACGCAATCCAATTATGAACAACCCCATCCATCGGATATTTACAGGCTAAATTATTGAACCCCAAATTAAGATTCTAAAAGTTTAGATATATCTTACACCTGATTAGGCGTCATCAGACTTTGGGCCTCTTTCACAGTTGAACTAACAGCATAGAGCACCATCTTTTTTACCTGTAGATGAGAAAATCCGATGAAATCTGTCACATAATTACTCACTTTCGTCTAATAGAATCTCTAAAGGCAATTCATTATCTACGTTTTTAATTTTGATAGATCACCATAATGCCTGCAGTACGATATAATCATCTTCTTCTTAAACTTCTGGACAATTCAGTAGATGATATTTTGTATGCATGTCAAAATTCAATGATGAGTGCAAGAAGAGATGATTAAGAAGATTGgagaattttctttttcttttttcattttaattctgAAAATGAATTTACCTGTCAACATGAAACTAACTTCCTTTACTAACTAACCCAAGTATTAACATGTCTAGTTGATTCTCTAGACTCTCCCTCAACTTAGAAGTAAAATAACCATGCTGCTGCATTTCAAGATTTCTTGTGATGATTTCTACAAGTTGCCCTTTTATGGATATATGTTGGGTTTGAATAAGATTTTCCCGAGTTTTCTCCCTCTATCTGTTCAGTTCTTTTATGATATATTGGATTGGCAATAGAAgtgtttaacatattttattcTTACTTAAGTTTAACTTAACTCAAAATGTAAACCTAAAATCTTACTTAAACCTGTCTATATTTGTAAATGGTAAATTCAAGCCCATTTTAAGcctaataatattaattttaatgttttgaaaaatatttatattatttttaatttaatatttaataattttaaatatttctcatttattattcttttatgcaAGGGTAAAGGATGAGACAATAGGATTTGAACCCATGTCAAATACTTATTTGACAAGAGTTTTAACCATCACCCTATAGAAGTCAAGATTTGTTACTAAAGATTTAATTTCTATCTATAGGAAAATTAAGTTCTTTTGCCCAACTTATTTTTCGAGTCTAAGGATTTTTCTAAATACTTTCAAATTTCGAGTAGACCTTTGGGCTTGGATGAGTAGCTTTACCCATGTCTAATTGGTAGCAATTTCAAGGGCTGCTTGGTTGTCATAGACAGCTTGATGGGTCTTTTGTCTTCAAATCCAATTTCCATTACGAGTCCTAATAACTAAACAAGTTTTGCAATAGTGAGTGCCATCCTCCTGTATTTAGCTTTGATTGAGGACCTTGAAATAGTATTTTGCTTCAACTTCTAGGATATAAAAGAGTTTCCTAGCTTTCTGTAGAAATCTATCATTGACTTTCTAGTCATAAGACAAGAAGCAAAATTAGAAATGCAATATGCAACTAATTTTGGAGAACCAAAGGCAATAAAAAGAATGCCTTGTCCTGGATCCTTATTGATATACCTTAACAATTGGATGAAACTTCGTAATGCGACTTTTTTTACTTCTACATGAAATGGCTTAAATTGTCAACTGCATATGTGATGTTGCATCTCGTGTGTTTTAAAAACAAGAGCCTTCCTATGAGCTGTTGATAAAGAGTTTCATCTTCAAAGACTTCATGAATATCTATCTGCAAATGCTAATAATCATTTTTGgtggaaattttttattttccaacaGAATGCCGGCTATTTTGGCTCCCTCTAGCCTTGTGTCTAAAATAAGTTCTGAGACATATTTTCTCTAATTCAAAACAATTCCAACTTTTGACCTTACTGGTTCAAGGGTCCTTTATTTTGAAATGCTGGTGTATTATGAACTTCAAATATGATATTAAAACAACATCATTTGTATGGTCAAGATCATCCACATATAAAAACAAAACAACAATTTTACGTTCTTGTCTTTTAGTGAACATTGAGTAGACATGCTTCCTCTGAGTAACCATCACCAAAGAGAGCTTTTGTAAGTTCTAAATTCCATTGGTGAGAAGCTTGCTTCAAGCCATAAAGGAGCTTGAGAAACTCACATACTCAATCCTCCCCATGATTGTGAAATCTTGATGGAAGGTCCATGTATACCTTTTGTACACATCCATTTGATACATAGGCCAATTGAACATTGATACTGTAACAATAACAAGCTTCTCAGTAACTTGTTTTGCAACCTGAAAAAGGTGACGCACTAATCAATTCCTTCCTTCTAGCCATATCCCTTTGCCACTAAACATGGTTGAACCTTTCAACCTATCCATTGGCACTTTATATACTCATTTGCAACCAATAGGAACTATCCCATACAGTATGGGAATTATTTTTCATGTGTCCTGTCTCCTAACACTTCTTATGtttacttatttttttttattattttggccCTAATTCTTTTCTAGGATTACTTTGACCCTTAACCTTTAaatttagtaaaattatttttttatagaaaagTTAATTGAATTGTTATAATTTAAACAACACAACCGTAACAATCAGCATGACAATCCACATTTCCTTCATTGTTGACGTgcacaaatttttaaaattttttatgaacTTTTTCTTAAATCTTTTAaatcttttaaataaattttatgtatttgttttaatttttattgttgaTGATAGTAATCTTACGTTAATGTATCATATTGACTAGCAAAAACTTAGGGATCGGACTAGCATAGAATTAGGAAGTGTAATCTTTGATATTTCCTTCTTTGTATATATAACTACTAGTATAAAGAGGATATGTATTACGGTGTACATTTATATAGAAATGGATTTAGAATATTTCCCTTTTCTCTATCTTTCCTCTATTTTCCTCACGGCTGAAACAACCATAATAGAAATagaacaacaaccttatttcttcTCTATTCTCTTCTTTCTCTCTCAATTTCACATGGTATTCTGCTAAACCACTCTCATCGCCCCTCCCATTAAAATATGTAGCCTTTGTCGACCCTCCGGTCGAAATATCATTGCCAGAATCGGCATGTGTAGCCCACACACGCACCACAAAGGTTTCTACTCATTTCCTACGCGCTGGTATTTGAAAGTGCATGCACCACCCTCCGGCCATCGTTCTCCTCCATGAGTCTTCATGAAGGTTTGTGCTGTCCGTCCCCCTCCAGTGGTGCTGCCCCCGTATAGTTTCAACCTTAACttctattttaattaattttctttcaCCCTTGCTATGGATCCTTCAAGTTCTACCAAACTTTTCTTCCTTGCTATGGATCCTTCAAGTTCTACCAAACTTTTCTTCTGTGCTTTCTATAATTATTCTACTATTACTACTATCAAACTATAATGCAATAATAATTATGTTTCTTAGGTTGCTTCTGTCGAATTGTGATTTATGGGGAAAGGCTATAGAGAACGTCTTAAAAAAGATGTTAATGCCGTTGATGAAAAGAGTAGAGATTATTAGGTTAAACTTGATCCCAATTATGTAGCCTGCTATGACATTCGCTTGAGCCAAAGTTACTTACATTGCTATAGTCTTGCAAAACTTCTTACAGAGTTTGGCTAAGGCCAAGAACCTATATACTAATGATATTCAGTGGATCAACAAAGTTATTTCAGATCTTGTCCATCTACAGTAAAGTCAATAAGATATATGACTAGTTATTTGGGTCAAGTTGAATTGTTGAAGGATGAGTTTAATGTTGTTATGCTTCTTATCAAGAAATTTGGGTATCAGGAGAAGTAAAGGGATAAATTCTTTATGGTTCTGGCTCTGATTGGATTGCGTACATATTTAGCTTCGATGAAAATCATATTAATACTAGCTCAACCATTCCTATTCCTGATTAGATAACTGCTTGACTACTTCGCATCTCCTTAACTTAAGCTCAATGAGAGGTATAATCATCTATGCTAACCATTTAGGATACAAGCCCACAAGGCGATGGTAAAAAAGGAAGAAGGAGAGAGCTTAGCCTCATAGCACCTACTATGATCAAAGTGGGCACATATGTGAAATTTGTTGGGCTTTACATGGGAGATTCTCTTGCAATAATCCACCCATTGCACATTTAACCCAAGTTTAAGGAGATAGGACTATTCCGCTTCTAATTTCTCATACATAAAGATGAGTCAAATCTATCACCTTATCTAAATCAGATTATGATGAATATTTATAATATCAAGCCTTGAAACAACAATTCGATAATTTTGTTGCTGGTGTAACTCATTTTTCCTCAAATGGACTTTAGATATTTAACTTAGATGTTTTCGACCATATTtctagtaataaaaataattttatactcTCACCTCTCCTTCTTCCTCCACTACAAGTAACTTAGCTAATGGATTTCAATCTTTGGTCAAAGGTGTCAGGAAAATTTATCTCATCTCCGCTTTGCCTTTACCTTTAATATCAGTTGTATATGCTTCAGAATACCCTTATAACTTGATTTCCATTAGTAAATTTTCTAAGAAATTTAATTGTCCAATCAATTTTTATTTCCACTCTGTTTTAACAACCCTCTAACAAGTATATGTTTTTCATTCAAACACTATTATATTATGGATTATGAACACATCAAATTCGATGAATTATGCCAAGAGAAGAGAAGGGTTACTTTCtgaattaaaattttcatcacTATTGTTAATTTTAACGATTTAAATACAAGCAGTTTGAACTATAAGAATAAATGGTTTTAAACAAACAACTGTATCACTTTCAAGTATCCATGTAATCCTAATATGATCATCAACAATGGTTAAGAATAATTTATGACATTTATAGGTAGATATACGATATGGACCCCACAAGTCAACATGAATAAGAGAAAAAACAATGTCACAACATGATTAGCCAATTGGAAAATGTAGTGAAGATTAAATAACAAGAGGACAAACAAAATATTAAACAACATGATTTTGGCTTTGCCTCCTAACATTTTCACTTTTGTTATTTTGaccctattttttttttcactttggccctcaaattttaaattttagtcaaattactttctttttaaaagaaaaaatttataGTACTATTAAAATTTTATCGGCATTGGCATGACAACTCACTCGACAATTGATATATActtcataaaaatacaaaattattaaaatattcaaaagacttcataattttattttaaaaattcaaaaagtatGAAGTTTTCACTAAActttaagataaaaataataatttgactaAAATTTTGTTGAGGGTAAAGGTGGTTTTGCCAAAATgggtaaaattaaagtaaaaaatagataaatgttgagggctaaatttattattatgctaataatttttattcaaaattttattttggaaaaaGACATTTAGTTCATTTTTGACAATGATGCATGTCTAGATCCATTATGCGAAAGAGATTAttctaatttatatatatatatatatatatatataaaccacaATGAAAGATACAGAAGCTAACTTAGtatatgaatgaatttgataTGGCAGACCTTATTCTTTATCAGGATAAAATGAAAGAAAGCAATTTAGATCTAGGGTGCATTTCGAAATGGAAAGCAAATCTTAATGAAAATCTGGTGTGTAGAGAATGCTGGTTAGATTATCATCAATTGGAAGAGTATATGAGCCAATACGTGTAACGGGGATTGCTTCACCATTAGACAATTGGACAAAACTTGATTAAGAAGAGCAAGAAATTGGAGATTTTGAACATTGCAAGTCAGATATCATATGATTAGTAGCCCGTGTGTTCAAGATCCATTCTAAGGATGATATTTTGATAGAGGTGAATCTAGAAACCATACCTGTCATATTGCAGTTGCATCAACAGATATTCCCTTATTAAGTAATCCCAGAATTTGTTGATACTATGCTTGAGTAAAGACTAAAGCCTGTTGAGATGTCAAAGCGTCATTTCCATCTAAAGATTCCAAGGCAATAACATGATTTGCTGAGGATGATAAACTTAGATTCCTTTTCTCTGTAAATTTGAAATCTGATGGGTATCCAATCAGTCAGCAACAATTCTCTTTCTTGTGCACTTTAACTTTGCCGTCTTTAAATATACCattgaactttttttttatttgttgagCATTCGAAGATTACAAGGCAGTAGGCGCAAACATTGCTTTGGAATTTAAAGCTGCAGAGTGTTGCCTTGTGACTCTTCTTGGACAAGCATAGAACATGCTTGATTAATTGTTGGCAAAGGCTGCATGGAGCCTAATTTAGTAATAAAAAACATTCCTAAATAAgctactttaaaaaaaaaaatatttctccCATGCGAAAAATTGGTCCAAAAATACTTTTATCAAAAGtcgaaaattttaaattcttcccaaaagtattttttttccaaaaacactTTGGCCTTAGTAAAATACTAATCTTAATAGTGTTATGGGTTCATTTAGACCCATCAAAAACTGAAAGAGCCTTTGTTGTGTAACATGGTGAATGTTTTCCTTGACGCATCACGAGAACAAGCGGCATTAATGCATCAAATTCAGCTATAACAATATGATTGGAGTAGAATAGATAAAGATTGACGAGATACCTTGCACAtgagaaggaatttcttgatggAGAAAATAAACCCAAGTACCATCAACCTTATCGCGCCTTTCTTCAATATCTTGCCAAACTAAAGAAGCACTTGATACAAAGATGATTCTTATTAAAAATACTTTGTAAACTGCATTCAAAATCCAAGAAAGAACAATGGGATTACAGCGCTCCAATTAATGATGAAAGATGGGATCATAAGATTCCTTTTGGCAAACTCCATCAACAAAGCCCAATTTATTCTTTGCCAACAATGTAAAGCGCATCTAACGCCTCCAAACATTTGTAATTCTCAAACCCCAATAGTTGGTTCGAAACAAGAAGCGTGCCTAGTGTATTTGACAGATGAAAGTACAACAGATGGTGGGAATCAATAGAGATTACAGCTGCAAAACCTCCATTGCTGAATTCATGCTCGTTCACAATTGTTGCAAAGTTCCAAACACTCCAATTTGAACCAAGTAAAAAAACTTAAAGAGACAGCAATGAATGTGATAAAATCACAATACCAAAAAATATAAACTGTATAACCGAAAAACATATCAATCAAGAACaatgaaaaacaaagaaaagatgaAGGTAATCGGAGTCTTTGGTAGGCTTTGATACCATGTCAAAATTCAACAATGAAAGCAAAAGAGATGGTTGAGGCAAGAGGATGGGAGAAtttttttaattctgaaaatgcATTTACCTTAATTACAAAGAGCTGTGAACATATATAGAATTCTACCATCTAACTACCCTGAACCTAACTTACTTTACCAAGTAACCCTACAACATAAAAACCTAACTTAAGAAGGAGAGACAGTTGAATATGTCCATTCCAAAGGCTTTTCCAAGTTAAGCATAACATCATTAAAATTGGCTACCAAATGCATTCTACTTAAACCTATTCaaacaaataaagaaattaaattcaaatttctTACCTCTAACTTGTCCTCCTTGGCTCTATGGTTCTTTGGGAGCTTACGGAACTCATTAGTTAATCGAAGGCATTCCTCAATGTTGTCGGGAGAAACAAAATCCAGTGCAACCTTAATACAAGACTAGTAAAAGAGAAAATAGGAAGTTAATGGAATTAATAGAGCAAGATGAAATTTAAGACATTCTACACATAAGATTGTCAGTAGCCGAGGGATTACTTGTCTATTTCTCACTTGATGAGGGCATCCGGCAGGAATGAAAACAGCCTCACCAAGGTATTGCTCAAATGTCCAAGGTTCCACATCTGCATTCAACACCAATTATTAATGACACAGTTGCGGTATGAATGATGGAACATTGTACTTCTGCTATTGACTGATAAACAAAGAGAATATTCTTACCAAATTCCTCTTTCAGTTGCCTTTTATGCCTCTCATTTAAGAAAAGAGTCTGATCATGAATGGGATGAATGACCTGAGAAAAGTAGTTCAGCTCTCCAGTATAGAAAACATACTAAAAGTTCAACAGTGGCAGTAAGGGTACTCACTGAAATTACAGGAAGATTGTTAACATGGCGAAATTCCTTCTTGTGCTTTTCCAAATACTGAATGATTTTAGGAACATCCTGCTTGCGAAAGATATCCCAGACAGCACCACCTTTGACCAGTTCTGAGTTATCATCATTTCCTATATCCTTGACAGCCTCTTGGTCTGATTCTTTCGAAACAGGGACACTAAGTGCACAATCACCAGAGAATGAAATCCCAAACTTGTCTTTCCTCGTTACCACCATGTCGTTTGAACATTTAATCTTTTCTAGGTAGGATGCACTCAAATCAGCTAAACCTTCGCTCTCAGTTACCACTGCATTGACATCAAAAACTGCATAATCAGTAGAGATTGTCAATTTTCCAACAAAAAAATCTCTTTCAGAACATCCGCACCATTAGAAGAATTGTTTCCTGCACCTTTAGATTGGTTTACGCTTTGCTCGTTTAACTTCACAGTCACGTTTTCTGCTGTGGCAGCATTTAACTCTGAAGAGTAGACATTTTCATCCATTTGGTCCTTTCCTGAAATATTTTTGACCTCTTTCTCCAATCTTAAACTATGATCCATTCTTCTTGTTTTCAAGTAATGCTTATCTACCATGCTGCTTGATGGAGATCTCtccatttcaaaattttccatcttTTTATCAGTTCTCCCTTTGTCATTATTTTCTGGAAATGACTCTGCTTCTACCTTCACATTATGCTTCAAGATGCTTgatttattattcaaattttcaacaaaCAGATTATCCCTTTCATCTGCACTGCTAGACAAAGAGCATTTGTTTGGTTCAACTTTCGGCATATTTGAAGTTAATTTTCTGTCACTATTTTCCTCGAAGGAGCCTTTTTCAGGGTTATTATTAACCCCTTGTGTCACACCATTTTTATTAAAATCAAGAATGCGAGGATTTGAATCATTTACTTGAAGCAACTCTGTCCCAATACTATTGTTTTTCCAATTTTCAGAGGAAACAGAATGCCCCATTCCAGGCTTTGATTCATCCAATCCAGCAATCTTTAGATTCCAGGAATCTGGAACGGGTGGATTAGCATTTGATTGTTCGTTATCCAGTTTCCCTTCCTTTATGTGTTTCTCTTCCAACAACAAGTGCCCATGCTCCATGCTTCCATTCTTTGCGCAATCAGTAACAATGATCTTGTCCCCATGGGTTGTCTTCAATAATCTTTCTTCCATTCCAACCTTAGCTTTATCTACACCCCCATATAGCTCTTGCATGTCTTCCGCAGCATGCATGTTCTGCATGCTTTCTATCTCTTTGCGTTGCCAGGGAGCAATTTTCACCTTAGTTGTGTGGGTCAATACATTTACCTATAATCATATCTATAAAACATTAGAGAATTGAAGTCTACGGAGAAAAATGCTAGGTATCATTGTCTTGCCACATAAGATGAAAGATGTAGATGAAACAATACCGCATCAGACATGTCACAATGCAACTTTGTTACAGAATCGCCTCTACCAAGTTCTTCAGAGAATCCGTATGCAATATATGTCTTGGGTCCCATATCTGGCTTCAATGATCCCTCTGGAAGCCGTGCAGCAAGGtttaaaaagccaaattttggatCAGCGTAGTCACTGAAAGGGAGTGCAGCAATAAATTCAGCATTATGCCTGGGCAAACGTTCTTCAAATAAGGTTGATGAAGGCCAATCCTTCAATTTCAACATTTCTGGCCAGCAAGTGTTGTGCATACGACCCTCTAAGTAGCCCATGAAAAATTGGTGAATATTAATTTCGACCTACATGACACTAATAAACATGTTAGATCTACAGAAATTATAACATTCAACAGAAGTTAGAGGTTACATAACTAATAACTAACCTCACACCAATCTAAGCAATCAATGGCCCTTACGCTTCGAGTCTCTTCTTTGAATTTTACATTGGAACCTGTTTCTCTGAAAGCCCTCCACATGACCATGGGTTCCCAACTAAGACCAGATGTTTTCTCTAGAACATTACGGACAATCACAGGTTCACCCCTCATCCAATGCCTCTGAAAATGCTCACTTTCATCGTCTGATATATCAAGAGCATTTGGGCAGAATAAGTAGTTATCACAACACTCTTTCCTGTTAGCTGCATGCCTCACATTAGAACTACTGTTGCTGTTTCCATCTAAAGCATTTGGCTGGCATGAAGAACATTCCATATAGAAATCAACGTCAGGTGGCTTGTATTGACTGGTAATGTCCTCGGCATTATTTATCAGCTTAGTTACCCAGTTAGCTTTAAAAACGCGCCTCAACTCAAGTGTAGAAGAACCACAACCTCCATAGTCACTTGGAGGACATGGAATGCTACCATTAGCATTAGCTCGCCAATCAGGCAAATGAGAAGATGTAACAGCTTTATCGTTACTGTGTGAATGCACTTGGCTTTCCCATCCATGTCTTCTCCTTGCTGCATTACTTTTTTCATCCTTCTCTATAGTTTGAAAACTTGCTCTTTCAACTAACTGTTGGCTGGATGTTTCTGCTTCATTAGCACAAGGTTGGCAGCCTTCTCTTAGCTCTTGACAACAGATTAGGCATAAATCATAAGAACATCTGGAGCAGCTTCTGTGAAAATTAACAATTGATGTATTGCAGTTGTCACTGTCGTACAAAAAAATGCACAGTTCCTTCAATTAAGTTCAAATTTGATAACTAAGTCTCAACGGATTTATTTTTAACAAGTTCG
This is a stretch of genomic DNA from Gossypium arboreum isolate Shixiya-1 chromosome 11, ASM2569848v2, whole genome shotgun sequence. It encodes these proteins:
- the LOC108470810 gene encoding lysine-specific demethylase JMJ27 isoform X3 gives rise to the protein MDSPSGKRCRRSAGLGKWRCSEMALPSSSYCEKHNLQRHKQAQKRIRRDGDNNSHCKSRKLKRSGSVGGEFSGSEMNKKKNGREEELSGGSEEGDVLVLTEMLAREREKEEKDIKGSKVGSRNSVKEIVDSGEGKANSRKKQASVKAVRNGAAREKISVEKNKKSKSKEFGSLMCHQCQRNDKSGVVFCSSCQRKRYCYECIEKWYSEKTRDEVEAVCPYCRGNCNCKACLREVLVVKDIRKDIEASVKLEWLKYLLHKALPVLKHIYREQSSEIEIEADIKGSQLAEIDITRSKLDKSERLYCDNCNTSIVNFHRSCSRCSYDLCLICCQELREGCQPCANEAETSSQQLVERASFQTIEKDEKSNAARRRHGWESQVHSHSNDKAVTSSHLPDWRANANGSIPCPPSDYGGCGSSTLELRRVFKANWVTKLINNAEDITSQYKPPDVDFYMECSSCQPNALDGNSNSSSNVRHAANRKECCDNYLFCPNALDISDDESEHFQRHWMRGEPVIVRNVLEKTSGLSWEPMVMWRAFRETGSNVKFKEETRSVRAIDCLDWCEVEINIHQFFMGYLEGRMHNTCWPEMLKLKDWPSSTLFEERLPRHNAEFIAALPFSDYADPKFGFLNLAARLPEGSLKPDMGPKTYIAYGFSEELGRGDSVTKLHCDMSDAVNVLTHTTKVKIAPWQRKEIESMQNMHAAEDMQELYGGVDKAKVGMEERLLKTTHGDKIIVTDCAKNGSMEHGHLLLEEKHIKEGKLDNEQSNANPPVPDSWNLKIAGLDESKPGMGHSVSSENWKNNSIGTELLQVNDSNPRILDFNKNGVTQGVNNNPEKGSFEENSDRKLTSNMPKVEPNKCSLSSSADERDNLFVENLNNKSSILKHNVKVEAESFPENNDKGRTDKKMENFEMERSPSSSMVDKHYLKTRRMDHSLRLEKEVKNISGKDQMDENVYSSELNAATAENVTVKLNEQSVNQSKGAGNNSSNVVTESEGLADLSASYLEKIKCSNDMVVTRKDKFGISFSGDCALSVPVSKESDQEAVKDIGNDDNSELVKGGAVWDIFRKQDVPKIIQYLEKHKKEFRHVNNLPVISVIHPIHDQTLFLNERHKRQLKEEFDVEPWTFEQYLGEAVFIPAGCPHQVRNRQSCIKVALDFVSPDNIEECLRLTNEFRKLPKNHRAKEDKLECLELCNNCERA
- the LOC108470810 gene encoding lysine-specific demethylase JMJ27 isoform X1, coding for MDSPSGKRCRRSAGLGKWRCSEMALPSSSYCEKHNLQRHKQAQKRIRRDGDNNSHCKSRKLKRSGSVGGEFSGSEMNKKKNGREEELSGGSEEGDVLVLTEMLAREREKEEKDIKGSKVGSRNSVKEIVDSGEGKANSRKKQASVKAVRNGAAREKISVEKNKKSKSKEFGSLMCHQCQRNDKSGVVFCSSCQRKRYCYECIEKWYSEKTRDEVEAVCPYCRGNCNCKACLREVLVVKDIRKDIEASVKLEWLKYLLHKALPVLKHIYREQSSEIEIEADIKGSQLAEIDITRSKLDKSERLYCDNCNTSIVNFHRSCSRCSYDLCLICCQELREGCQPCANEAETSSQQLVERASFQTIEKDEKSNAARRRHGWESQVHSHSNDKAVTSSHLPDWRANANGSIPCPPSDYGGCGSSTLELRRVFKANWVTKLINNAEDITSQYKPPDVDFYMECSSCQPNALDGNSNSSSNVRHAANRKECCDNYLFCPNALDISDDESEHFQRHWMRGEPVIVRNVLEKTSGLSWEPMVMWRAFRETGSNVKFKEETRSVRAIDCLDWCEVEINIHQFFMGYLEGRMHNTCWPEMLKLKDWPSSTLFEERLPRHNAEFIAALPFSDYADPKFGFLNLAARLPEGSLKPDMGPKTYIAYGFSEELGRGDSVTKLHCDMSDAVNVLTHTTKVKIAPWQRKEIESMQNMHAAEDMQELYGGVDKAKVGMEERLLKTTHGDKIIVTDCAKNGSMEHGHLLLEEKHIKEGKLDNEQSNANPPVPDSWNLKIAGLDESKPGMGHSVSSENWKNNSIGTELLQVNDSNPRILDFNKNGVTQGVNNNPEKGSFEENSDRKLTSNMPKVEPNKCSLSSSADERDNLFVENLNNKSSILKHNVKVEAESFPENNDKGRTDKKMENFEMERSPSSSMVDKHYLKTRRMDHSLRLEKEVKNISGKDQMDENVYSSELNAATAENVTVKLNEQSVNQSKVFDVNAVVTESEGLADLSASYLEKIKCSNDMVVTRKDKFGISFSGDCALSVPVSKESDQEAVKDIGNDDNSELVKGGAVWDIFRKQDVPKIIQYLEKHKKEFRHVNNLPVISVIHPIHDQTLFLNERHKRQLKEEFDVEPWTFEQYLGEAVFIPAGCPHQVRNRQSCIKVALDFVSPDNIEECLRLTNEFRKLPKNHRAKEDKLECLELCNNCERA